A genomic region of Dehalococcoidia bacterium contains the following coding sequences:
- a CDS encoding nuclear transport factor 2 family protein, with translation MSTSNELVVSYLAAWNERDPRQRRDLVAKTWTEKGTYVDAHRRGDGVDGIDAMIGAAQAQFPGYTLHLVSGIEAQNGYVRFSWAGGGVPEAPLYLGGTDFAIVGDDGRFASVAGFVDAAPAPADR, from the coding sequence GGTCGTCAGCTACCTCGCCGCCTGGAACGAGCGCGACCCGCGGCAGCGCCGCGATTTGGTCGCCAAGACCTGGACGGAGAAGGGCACCTATGTCGACGCCCACCGTCGCGGCGACGGCGTCGACGGCATCGACGCGATGATCGGCGCCGCCCAGGCGCAGTTCCCCGGCTACACCCTGCACCTGGTGAGCGGCATCGAAGCGCAGAACGGCTACGTGCGCTTCAGCTGGGCGGGGGGCGGCGTGCCGGAAGCCCCGCTCTATCTCGGCGGCACCGACTTCGCCATCGTCGGCGATGACGGCCGCTTCGCGTCGGTGGCCGGCTTCGTCGACGCCGCGCCGGCGCCCGCGGACCGCTGA